In the genome of Fulvivirga maritima, one region contains:
- a CDS encoding tetratricopeptide repeat protein, which yields MQKTFIVVLLTLFIFSCKDERSELGDKYFKKGDYAKAVEAYTEYLKLEPAHVKSLYNRGRAYEELGQSEKAVEDFKKVLSEDPLNANAYLSLASDFYYRQHDYENTVFYVDKTLKYDESNEAAYTLKGKAFQKLGELDQALTAYNDAISVNKQYADAYLSRGLLNIYKKRRSQACSDFKMAKSLGASNADQVLKKYCN from the coding sequence ATGCAGAAAACATTTATAGTAGTACTATTAACTCTTTTTATTTTTAGCTGTAAAGACGAAAGATCGGAGTTAGGAGATAAATATTTTAAAAAGGGAGACTACGCCAAAGCGGTGGAGGCTTACACCGAATACCTGAAATTAGAGCCAGCTCATGTAAAGTCATTATATAACAGAGGCAGAGCCTATGAAGAGCTGGGACAAAGTGAAAAGGCAGTAGAAGACTTTAAAAAAGTGCTTAGCGAAGATCCTCTAAATGCTAATGCTTATTTAAGCTTAGCCAGTGATTTTTATTATAGACAGCATGATTATGAAAACACAGTTTTCTATGTAGATAAAACATTAAAGTATGATGAGAGTAATGAGGCAGCTTATACCTTAAAAGGGAAGGCTTTCCAAAAGCTAGGGGAGTTAGATCAGGCCTTGACAGCGTATAATGATGCTATTAGTGTTAATAAACAATATGCTGATGCTTACCTTTCCAGAGGACTGCTTAATATCTATAAAAAAAGACGTAGTCAGGCTTGTTCAGATTTTAAAATGGCCAAATCGCTAGGTGCTTCTAATGCAGATCAAGTTTTGAAAAAATATTGCAATTAA
- a CDS encoding alpha/beta hydrolase yields MYSLTLSLILWSQLVFNYNQSVGVKKELLHFKSSDGVEMSADFYFVRKSTSPLIILFHQAGWSRGEYLEIAPKLNALGYSCLAVDLRSGGAVNDVQNETNINALKASKNTRYVDAYQDMQAAVKYGSSRLTKGKLIVWGSSYSSSLALKLAGEMSDKVDAVIAFSPGEYFSSQGVGRDYITSGASRVTQPVFVTSARSEKNNWWGMYVSIPSEEKQYYLPETAGNHGAKALWSEYADSDEYWMALSGFLKSI; encoded by the coding sequence ATGTATTCTTTAACACTATCGTTGATCTTGTGGTCACAGTTGGTCTTTAACTACAATCAATCGGTAGGAGTGAAAAAAGAGCTGTTACATTTCAAATCTTCAGATGGGGTGGAAATGTCAGCTGATTTTTACTTTGTGAGAAAAAGCACCTCACCGCTTATCATTTTGTTTCATCAGGCAGGTTGGAGCCGAGGGGAGTATCTGGAGATAGCTCCCAAGCTCAATGCTTTGGGGTATAGCTGTCTGGCTGTAGACCTGCGCTCAGGGGGAGCTGTTAATGATGTGCAGAATGAAACTAATATCAATGCCCTTAAAGCTTCCAAAAATACTCGTTATGTAGACGCCTATCAGGATATGCAGGCGGCTGTTAAATATGGTAGCTCGCGCCTTACTAAAGGTAAGCTAATTGTATGGGGCAGCTCTTATTCATCATCACTTGCCTTAAAGCTGGCAGGGGAGATGTCTGATAAAGTAGATGCTGTCATAGCTTTCTCACCTGGCGAGTACTTTTCATCTCAGGGGGTAGGCCGTGATTATATTACATCAGGAGCCTCCCGTGTAACACAGCCGGTATTTGTAACTTCTGCCCGCAGTGAAAAGAACAATTGGTGGGGCATGTATGTGTCTATTCCTTCTGAAGAAAAGCAGTATTACCTGCCAGAAACAGCGGGTAATCATGGAGCCAAAGCGTTGTGGAGCGAATACGCCGATTCTGACGAATATTGGATGGCACTATCAGGATTTTTGAAATCAATTTGA
- a CDS encoding DUF3108 domain-containing protein, which produces MKNLLQLVIIFVTFSAFTIGDEGVYTDVPNDSFYKGEQLTYKINFGIFSVGEAEMVIQDNFYRVNHRDCYKIDVYGKTTGMVDWVAKVDDHWGAYVDSAALVPHISYRNIKEGNYRKNEVIRFDHRSNQIEAKVKDKKTGEYKEPNYYYAPEDIRDMLAGYLYLRTMDFSKMKKGDEFTLSGFFEDTFYELDVVYKGTDKIKTKAGKFKAIKLVPIMPDNKLFDGEDSILVWISDDKNKIPLKIEAKMFIGSTGLELSDYKNLRNDLNKLD; this is translated from the coding sequence ATGAAGAACTTATTACAACTCGTTATAATATTTGTGACCTTTTCTGCTTTTACTATAGGAGATGAAGGTGTTTATACCGACGTTCCTAATGACAGTTTTTATAAGGGAGAGCAACTTACTTATAAAATTAATTTTGGGATTTTCTCTGTTGGTGAAGCAGAAATGGTTATACAAGACAACTTCTACCGGGTAAATCATAGGGATTGCTATAAAATAGATGTTTATGGTAAAACCACTGGTATGGTAGACTGGGTAGCCAAAGTAGATGACCACTGGGGAGCATATGTAGATTCTGCTGCATTAGTGCCCCATATTTCCTACCGAAACATTAAAGAGGGCAATTACCGCAAAAATGAAGTAATTAGGTTTGATCACCGCTCTAACCAAATAGAGGCCAAGGTGAAAGACAAAAAGACAGGTGAGTACAAAGAGCCTAATTACTATTACGCCCCTGAAGATATTAGAGACATGCTGGCTGGGTACCTGTACCTGAGAACAATGGACTTCTCAAAAATGAAGAAAGGGGATGAGTTTACCTTAAGCGGATTTTTTGAAGATACCTTCTATGAGCTGGATGTAGTATATAAAGGAACAGATAAAATTAAGACTAAGGCAGGCAAGTTTAAAGCTATTAAGCTAGTTCCTATTATGCCAGATAATAAACTATTTGATGGAGAAGATTCCATACTAGTGTGGATTTCTGACGATAAAAACAAAATTCCTTTGAAGATAGAAGCCAAGATGTTTATTGGTAGTACCGGATTAGAACTTAGCGATTATAAAAACTTAAGAAACGACCTTAATAAATTGGATTAA
- a CDS encoding glycosyltransferase: MKKHKLVIGSVLKPVDDTRMYEKFGLSLDQTTKYDINIIGFYTKKLPKGSNINFHPIFRFHRLSPSRLLAPSKFLKKLIELKPEIVIVNSHELLTVTSLYKILFGAKIIYDVRENYFRNLLFTATFPLPFRPFLAGYVRAKEYLSTLLFDHYILAEKQYAEEFSFSQKKHTIIENKYLPHPHFESPKIREKKSLKNSEKIRLIFSGTIAESTGVFEAISLAKKLHLLDPKIRLKIVGFCSLPETLKRVKMEVENHHFISLKGGDKLVSHQTILSHIQEADFGIICYPHNKSTINSMPTKLYEYLGSHLPIILQNHDRWVQLCQQYNAGITIDFDEVNPEELLSKMKQTENFYSTTPGEEILWHSEENKLTNLIDLTINNNL, from the coding sequence ATGAAAAAACACAAACTTGTCATCGGCTCTGTACTCAAACCTGTGGATGACACCAGAATGTATGAAAAGTTTGGCCTTTCATTAGACCAAACAACTAAATATGATATTAATATCATAGGGTTTTACACAAAAAAACTTCCAAAAGGATCAAATATCAATTTTCATCCTATTTTTCGCTTCCACAGACTCAGCCCCAGCAGGCTGCTTGCGCCTTCTAAATTCCTTAAAAAACTCATTGAACTAAAGCCTGAAATTGTCATAGTTAATTCTCATGAATTACTGACTGTTACCTCTCTTTACAAAATTTTATTTGGCGCAAAAATCATCTATGATGTAAGAGAAAACTACTTCAGAAATTTACTTTTTACAGCTACTTTTCCTCTGCCTTTCAGACCCTTTTTAGCAGGCTATGTCAGAGCAAAAGAATACCTCTCCACCCTTCTTTTTGACCACTACATTTTAGCCGAAAAACAGTACGCTGAAGAGTTCAGTTTTAGTCAAAAAAAACACACCATAATTGAGAACAAATACCTGCCTCATCCACACTTTGAAAGTCCCAAAATCAGAGAGAAAAAATCATTAAAAAACAGTGAAAAAATAAGGCTGATTTTTTCAGGAACTATCGCTGAAAGCACCGGTGTTTTTGAAGCCATTTCATTAGCTAAAAAGCTTCATCTTTTAGACCCCAAAATCCGATTAAAAATTGTTGGTTTTTGCTCACTTCCCGAGACGCTAAAACGAGTAAAAATGGAAGTAGAAAATCACCATTTCATCTCTCTAAAAGGAGGAGATAAACTCGTCTCTCATCAGACTATTTTGAGTCATATTCAAGAGGCCGATTTTGGCATAATCTGCTACCCACATAACAAGAGTACCATCAACTCTATGCCTACCAAATTGTATGAATATTTAGGCAGCCACTTACCTATCATTTTACAAAATCATGACAGATGGGTGCAGCTCTGCCAGCAGTATAATGCCGGGATTACCATTGACTTTGATGAGGTAAATCCGGAAGAGCTACTCTCAAAAATGAAGCAGACAGAAAATTTCTATTCTACCACTCCGGGAGAAGAAATACTATGGCATTCTGAGGAAAATAAACTTACAAATCTTATTGACCTAACTATCAATAACAATCTATAA
- a CDS encoding metal-dependent transcriptional regulator, with product MELVLSFTEENYLKEIYHLFKESGTPVSTNAIAEVMNTKAASVTDMIKKLSAKEVVSYQRYRGVKISEKGQKAALQVIRKHRLWEAFLVDKLKFNWDEVHDVAEQLEHIKSPLLIKRLDEFLGYPKYDPHGDPIPDENGEFKAKPQMPLSAVKNGAEGIVVSVKDASASFLQYVDKMGIYIGAKMRVVEKIEFDGSLEILIDNKRTVFISKEVSENIWITE from the coding sequence ATGGAATTAGTACTAAGTTTTACAGAAGAAAATTACCTCAAGGAGATATACCATTTATTCAAGGAAAGCGGCACCCCTGTCTCCACTAATGCTATAGCAGAAGTGATGAATACCAAGGCGGCTTCGGTCACTGACATGATTAAAAAACTATCCGCTAAAGAAGTGGTGAGTTACCAAAGATATCGCGGAGTGAAGATCTCCGAAAAGGGACAAAAGGCCGCACTGCAGGTGATCAGAAAACACCGACTTTGGGAAGCTTTTTTGGTAGACAAATTGAAGTTCAATTGGGACGAAGTTCATGACGTGGCGGAGCAGCTGGAGCACATCAAATCTCCCCTACTCATAAAGCGTCTGGATGAGTTTCTGGGCTACCCAAAATACGACCCTCACGGGGACCCGATTCCTGATGAAAATGGAGAGTTTAAAGCCAAGCCTCAGATGCCACTTTCTGCAGTGAAAAATGGAGCCGAAGGCATAGTAGTTTCTGTGAAAGATGCGAGTGCTTCTTTCCTACAATATGTAGACAAAATGGGCATCTACATCGGGGCCAAAATGAGGGTGGTAGAGAAGATAGAATTTGATGGTTCTTTAGAAATTTTAATTGAC